In the Candidatus Palauibacter australiensis genome, one interval contains:
- the galK gene encoding galactokinase gives MKHMASVDPPERPTLVILAAGRSTRFGRAKQLEPVGPGGGSLLEYAVYDAVRAGFGRFVLVVRESQRDEFEARLRPMRAAGVSLSLACQRLVHPDLVPLAPPGRVRPWGTGFAVLAAATALPRQGPFAVCNADDFYGRVAYERLGHALADPPSGVRAFAVTSPLANTLSAFGGVSRGLCEERPDGTLLRMTEGLDLRLDGDAPRTGEGAESPAARPRVVGRTPSGAAIRVDGDSQACMGLWGFFPDILPLLEERFRDFVAASPGTENEFYLSETVGDLAAAERTRCGLVPAGQGWMGVTFPGDRERVAVSLRQLTEAGAYPVDLWTPPVHAKPVGSAQPSLFGPPQAPPSGVATAPGRINLIGEHIDYNGLPVLPMALDRHVHLDFEALGHGTVELEGDSVHGSFAFRLDRATESAPRGHWSNYVRAAARGLLDHGVELRRGIRGTVTGTVPVAEGLSSSSALVVASALALLHANEARVEALELAALLARAERYVGLQGGGMDQAASLCGKEGHALRIDFEPLRVTPVPVPEGWRWVVASSLTRAEKAGAVRELYNERRAQCAEALERVGRKSWLEVVEPDQDEFASILTGARKSLPLTLSRRFRHVASEGRRVIEAERALRGDNMAAFGRLMNASHASLRDDFGVSTQALDEIVGVARDAGAAGARLTGAGFGGCAVALCSANEAKGVIEALIDRFYAPRGGVDRRALFVADPSNGATVTL, from the coding sequence ATGAAGCACATGGCGTCGGTCGACCCGCCGGAGCGGCCGACGCTGGTGATCCTCGCCGCCGGACGATCCACCCGGTTCGGTCGCGCCAAGCAGCTCGAGCCGGTGGGGCCGGGCGGCGGGTCGCTGCTCGAATACGCGGTGTACGACGCCGTGCGCGCGGGCTTCGGGCGTTTCGTTCTCGTCGTGCGGGAGAGCCAGCGCGATGAGTTCGAGGCGCGACTGCGTCCAATGCGGGCGGCGGGGGTCTCTCTCTCCCTCGCCTGCCAGCGTCTCGTTCACCCCGACCTCGTCCCGCTCGCCCCACCCGGGCGGGTTCGGCCCTGGGGCACGGGATTCGCCGTGCTGGCCGCGGCGACGGCCCTGCCCCGCCAGGGCCCGTTCGCGGTCTGCAACGCGGACGACTTCTACGGGCGAGTCGCGTACGAGCGCCTGGGGCACGCCCTCGCGGATCCTCCCTCGGGCGTCCGCGCCTTCGCGGTGACCTCCCCGCTGGCCAACACCCTGTCGGCCTTCGGCGGCGTGTCGCGCGGTCTGTGCGAAGAGCGGCCCGACGGCACGCTGCTCCGCATGACCGAAGGCCTGGATCTGCGCCTCGACGGCGACGCACCGCGGACGGGCGAAGGCGCCGAATCCCCGGCCGCCCGGCCCCGCGTCGTCGGGCGCACGCCCTCCGGCGCGGCGATCCGAGTGGACGGGGACAGCCAGGCGTGTATGGGCCTGTGGGGGTTCTTCCCCGACATCCTGCCCCTGCTGGAGGAGCGCTTCCGGGACTTCGTCGCTGCGTCCCCCGGGACCGAGAACGAGTTCTACCTGTCGGAGACCGTCGGCGATCTCGCGGCCGCCGAACGGACGCGCTGCGGCCTGGTGCCCGCCGGCCAGGGGTGGATGGGCGTCACCTTCCCCGGAGACCGCGAGCGCGTCGCCGTCTCGCTCCGGCAACTGACCGAGGCCGGCGCGTATCCGGTCGATCTCTGGACGCCACCCGTTCACGCGAAGCCGGTCGGCTCGGCGCAGCCGTCACTCTTCGGTCCACCGCAGGCGCCGCCCAGCGGGGTCGCGACCGCTCCGGGGCGCATCAACCTGATCGGCGAGCACATCGACTACAACGGCCTGCCCGTGCTGCCGATGGCCCTCGACCGACACGTCCACCTGGACTTTGAGGCGCTGGGGCACGGGACGGTCGAACTCGAAGGCGATTCCGTCCACGGTTCGTTCGCCTTTCGGCTGGACCGCGCCACCGAATCCGCCCCCCGGGGACACTGGTCGAACTATGTGAGGGCCGCGGCCAGGGGGTTGCTCGACCACGGCGTCGAACTGCGGCGAGGCATCCGGGGAACGGTCACGGGCACCGTTCCGGTGGCGGAGGGGCTGTCGTCCTCCTCCGCCCTCGTGGTCGCATCTGCGCTGGCCCTGTTGCACGCGAACGAAGCGCGGGTGGAGGCGCTGGAACTGGCGGCGCTCCTCGCCCGCGCCGAGCGGTATGTTGGCCTGCAGGGCGGCGGGATGGACCAGGCCGCGTCTCTCTGCGGAAAGGAGGGGCACGCGCTGCGGATCGACTTCGAACCGCTGCGCGTGACGCCGGTGCCGGTGCCGGAGGGATGGCGGTGGGTCGTCGCCTCGTCGTTGACGCGCGCGGAGAAGGCGGGCGCAGTCCGCGAGCTGTACAACGAGCGGCGCGCCCAGTGCGCGGAGGCCCTCGAACGGGTGGGCCGGAAGTCCTGGCTGGAGGTGGTGGAACCCGACCAGGACGAGTTCGCATCCATCCTGACCGGGGCGCGGAAGTCGCTGCCGCTCACGCTGTCGAGGCGCTTTCGTCATGTGGCCAGCGAGGGCCGCCGGGTGATCGAGGCCGAGCGCGCCCTGCGCGGCGACAACATGGCCGCCTTCGGCCGGCTGATGAACGCATCGCACGCCAGCCTGCGCGATGACTTCGGCGTGAGCACGCAGGCTCTGGACGAGATCGTGGGCGTCGCCCGCGA